One region of Streptomyces sp. CG4 genomic DNA includes:
- a CDS encoding DNA polymerase ligase N-terminal domain-containing protein — MAAQDRLRTYRGRRDFERTREPSGREPGAGGDAPRFVVQIHDARRMHFDFRLQVDDVLKSWSVPKGPSPDPGDKRLAVPTEDHPLEYEDFEGVVPKGEYGGGTVIVWDRGTYEPLSHDRAGRPVEFAESLERGHATFRLHGTKLHGEYALTRFRSGADEEEAWLLIRKGPAHANGHGTPDPRRARSVRTGRTLAQVAAADGG; from the coding sequence GTGGCAGCGCAGGACCGGCTGCGGACGTACCGCGGCAGGCGTGACTTCGAGCGGACCCGTGAACCGTCCGGACGGGAGCCCGGGGCCGGGGGCGACGCGCCCCGGTTCGTGGTGCAGATCCACGACGCGCGGCGGATGCACTTCGACTTCCGGCTCCAGGTGGACGACGTCCTGAAGTCCTGGTCGGTCCCGAAGGGCCCGTCCCCCGACCCCGGGGACAAGCGGCTGGCCGTGCCGACCGAGGACCATCCGCTGGAGTACGAGGACTTCGAGGGCGTGGTCCCGAAGGGCGAGTACGGCGGCGGCACGGTGATCGTGTGGGACCGCGGCACCTATGAGCCGCTCAGCCACGACCGCGCGGGCCGTCCGGTGGAGTTCGCGGAGTCCCTGGAGCGTGGACACGCCACGTTCCGGTTGCACGGGACGAAGTTGCACGGGGAGTACGCGCTGACCCGGTTCCGCAGCGGTGCGGACGAGGAGGAGGCCTGGCTGCTGATACGCAAGGGCCCGGCGCACGCGAACGGTCACGGCACCCCCGACCCCCGGCGAGCCCGCTCCGTGCGCACCGGCCGCACCCTCGCACAGGTCGCGGCCGCCGACGGGGGGTGA
- a CDS encoding oxidoreductase, with the protein MTAQLGGTITPADGLTLTRVGYGAMQLAGPHVFGAPKDRDRAVAVLRAVVEAGITHIDTADFYGPVVVNEIIREALHPYPEELHIVTKVGARRGADGSWILSRHPEDLKAQVYDNLRSLAVEALDVVNLRLGEVDAPNDDSLAEQFGALAELRERGLIRHLGLSTVTAAQLDEARAIAPVVCVQNLYNLANRQDDALVARTAAENIAFVPYFPLGGFTPLQSETLAKVAARLEASPQQVALAWLLRRSPNIALIPGTSSPEHLRENIAAASLVLPDEAVTELDGIAG; encoded by the coding sequence ATGACTGCACAGCTCGGCGGCACGATCACCCCGGCCGACGGCCTGACCCTGACCCGCGTCGGCTACGGCGCCATGCAGCTGGCCGGGCCCCATGTGTTCGGCGCGCCGAAGGACCGTGACCGGGCCGTCGCGGTGCTCCGCGCGGTGGTGGAGGCGGGCATCACGCACATCGACACCGCCGACTTCTACGGTCCCGTGGTCGTCAACGAGATCATCCGGGAGGCCCTGCACCCCTACCCCGAGGAACTGCACATCGTCACCAAGGTCGGCGCCCGCCGGGGAGCCGACGGCAGCTGGATCCTGTCGCGGCATCCCGAGGACCTGAAGGCGCAGGTGTACGACAACCTGCGGAGCCTCGCCGTGGAGGCCCTGGACGTCGTCAATCTGCGGCTGGGCGAGGTGGACGCCCCGAACGACGACTCCCTGGCCGAGCAGTTCGGCGCGCTGGCCGAGCTGCGCGAGCGGGGGCTGATCCGGCACCTGGGGCTGAGCACGGTGACCGCCGCGCAACTGGACGAGGCGCGGGCGATCGCGCCCGTGGTGTGCGTGCAGAACCTGTACAACCTGGCCAACCGGCAGGACGACGCCCTCGTGGCGCGCACGGCCGCCGAGAACATCGCCTTCGTGCCGTACTTCCCGCTGGGCGGCTTCACCCCGCTGCAGTCCGAGACGCTGGCGAAGGTCGCCGCCCGGCTGGAGGCGTCACCGCAGCAGGTGGCGCTGGCCTGGCTGCTGCGCCGGTCGCCGAACATCGCGCTCATCCCCGGTACGTCCTCGCCGGAGCACTTGCGGGAGAACATCGCCGCGGCGAGCCTGGTGCTGCCGGACGAGGCGGTCACCGAGCTGGACGGCATCGCGGGCTGA
- a CDS encoding helix-turn-helix domain-containing protein, which produces MAGSNALGEFLRARRALVRPEDVGLPGGGLRRVPGLRREEVALLAGISSDYYLRLEQGRDRNPSVQVLEAVARVLKLDADATAHLVGLAQDRPSAGVRSGRRTQQVPASLLQLIDGWPRNPAYVQNRCTDCLAANALATALTPNYRPGVNILRGVFLDPAERALRRDWADLTEEGVAVLRSEAGADADDPRLRDLVGELSLRSDRFRTLWARHEVRPRRGRVSRLTHPQVGDLDLQSNKLSVDGTDGLTLVVFHAEPGSRSAELLDILGSLAAPPSDAARKRGAHEHIEEP; this is translated from the coding sequence ATGGCCGGATCGAACGCGCTCGGCGAGTTCCTGCGCGCCCGCCGGGCGCTGGTGCGGCCCGAGGACGTGGGGCTGCCCGGCGGCGGCCTGCGCCGGGTGCCCGGGCTGCGCCGCGAGGAGGTCGCGCTGCTGGCCGGCATCAGCTCCGACTACTACCTGCGGCTGGAACAGGGCCGGGACCGCAACCCGTCCGTGCAGGTCCTCGAAGCCGTCGCGCGTGTGCTGAAGCTCGACGCCGACGCCACGGCCCACCTCGTGGGCCTTGCCCAGGACCGGCCCAGCGCGGGTGTACGGTCCGGGCGCCGCACACAGCAGGTGCCGGCGAGCCTGCTGCAGCTCATCGACGGCTGGCCGCGCAATCCCGCCTACGTCCAGAACCGCTGCACCGACTGCCTGGCCGCCAACGCCCTCGCCACCGCGCTCACCCCGAACTACCGGCCCGGCGTGAACATCCTGCGGGGCGTCTTCCTCGACCCGGCCGAGCGGGCGCTGCGCCGGGACTGGGCGGACCTCACCGAGGAGGGCGTGGCCGTGCTGCGGTCCGAGGCCGGGGCGGACGCGGACGACCCACGGCTGCGCGATCTGGTCGGCGAGCTGTCCCTGCGCAGTGACCGCTTCCGCACCCTGTGGGCCCGGCACGAGGTACGGCCCCGGCGCGGCCGGGTGAGCCGGCTGACCCATCCGCAGGTCGGCGACCTCGACCTGCAGTCGAACAAGCTGTCCGTGGACGGCACCGACGGACTCACCCTGGTCGTCTTCCACGCCGAACCCGGCAGCCGCAGCGCCGAACTCCTGGACATCCTCGGCAGCCTCGCCGCGCCCCCGAGCGACGCCGCCCGGAAGCGCGGCGCGCACGAGCACATCGAGGAGCCGTAG
- a CDS encoding aldo/keto reductase, which translates to MNGIPAYTLNDGTAIPAIGLGTWPLDDAAAERAVGSALGLGYRLVDTATNYRNETGVGRGIAGSGVPREEVVVTTKLPGRHHGYEETLASFEESRRRLGLEYVDLYLIHWPNPRVGKYVDSWKAMIKLREDGLVRSIGVSNFTAEHITLLEKETGVLPSVNQIELHPLFPQEELRVFHADKGIVTESWSPLGRGSGLLDDPAVGRIAELHGVTPGQVLLRWHLQMGALPIPKSADPGRQRANLDVFGFTLDSGQLAAIARHAPRRLGGDPEEHEEF; encoded by the coding sequence GTGAACGGTATTCCGGCGTACACGCTCAACGACGGTACGGCGATCCCCGCCATCGGCCTCGGCACCTGGCCGCTCGACGACGCGGCCGCCGAGCGGGCCGTGGGCTCCGCGCTCGGCCTGGGCTACCGGCTGGTGGACACCGCGACGAACTACCGCAACGAGACCGGTGTCGGGCGGGGCATAGCGGGCAGCGGCGTGCCCCGCGAGGAGGTGGTGGTGACCACCAAGCTGCCCGGCCGGCACCATGGCTACGAGGAGACCCTCGCCTCCTTCGAGGAGTCCCGGCGGCGGCTGGGCCTGGAGTATGTGGACCTGTATCTGATCCACTGGCCCAATCCCCGGGTCGGCAAGTACGTCGACTCCTGGAAGGCCATGATCAAGCTGCGCGAGGACGGGCTGGTCCGCTCGATCGGCGTCTCGAACTTCACTGCGGAGCACATCACGCTGCTGGAGAAGGAGACCGGTGTGCTGCCGTCGGTGAACCAGATCGAGTTGCACCCGCTGTTCCCGCAGGAGGAGCTGCGCGTCTTTCACGCGGACAAGGGCATCGTCACCGAGAGCTGGAGTCCGCTGGGCCGGGGCAGCGGACTGCTGGACGACCCCGCGGTCGGGCGGATCGCCGAGTTGCACGGGGTGACTCCGGGCCAGGTGCTGCTGCGCTGGCACCTCCAGATGGGCGCGCTGCCCATTCCGAAGTCGGCCGATCCGGGCCGGCAGCGCGCCAACCTCGACGTCTTCGGCTTCACGCTGGACTCCGGCCAGCTGGCGGCGATCGCCCGCCACGCCCCGCGCCGGCTCGGCGGGGACCCCGAGGAGCACGAGGAGTTCTGA
- a CDS encoding TauD/TfdA dioxygenase family protein: MTMHRTTADHTERVEGVEVKPVAGHIGAEITGFDLAGPLDDAVVALIRQTVLRWKVVFFRGQELDHAGHVSFARRFGEPVVPGRRGSASPAGFPEVETTADRLELGGRFGMEHDEWLRRRRHTLLRGWHCDHGARIDPPAATILRAETVPPYGGDTTWANLAAAYAGLSAPVRAFVDGLRAEHRLGVGYQPRPGDDAYVRHLLDHQVAAVHPLVRVHPETGERVLFVNGYYVEQISDVSRPESAALLEMLLEQAVRPEYTVRFRWEPGSVAFWDNRATIHLAPGDNTHLGFPRIMHRVMLAGDVPVGVDGKPSEPVTGTQPGRW; this comes from the coding sequence ATGACGATGCACAGGACCACCGCGGACCACACGGAGCGGGTCGAGGGCGTGGAGGTGAAGCCGGTCGCCGGGCACATCGGAGCCGAGATCACCGGCTTCGATCTCGCCGGGCCGCTGGACGACGCCGTGGTGGCCCTGATCCGGCAGACGGTGCTGCGCTGGAAGGTGGTGTTCTTCCGCGGGCAGGAGCTGGACCACGCAGGGCACGTCTCCTTCGCCCGCCGTTTCGGCGAACCGGTCGTGCCGGGCCGGCGGGGCAGCGCCTCACCGGCCGGCTTCCCCGAGGTGGAGACCACCGCGGACCGGCTGGAGTTGGGCGGCCGGTTCGGCATGGAGCACGACGAGTGGCTGCGCCGGCGCCGGCACACCCTGCTGCGCGGCTGGCACTGCGACCACGGTGCCCGGATCGACCCCCCGGCCGCGACCATCCTGCGCGCCGAGACCGTCCCGCCCTACGGCGGCGACACGACCTGGGCCAATCTGGCGGCCGCCTACGCCGGCCTCTCGGCACCGGTCCGCGCCTTCGTGGACGGACTGCGCGCCGAACACCGCCTCGGCGTCGGCTACCAGCCCAGGCCCGGCGACGACGCGTACGTCCGCCACCTCCTCGACCACCAAGTCGCCGCAGTCCACCCGCTGGTGCGGGTGCATCCGGAGACCGGGGAACGCGTGCTGTTCGTCAACGGCTACTACGTGGAACAGATCAGCGACGTCTCCCGCCCGGAGAGCGCGGCGCTGCTGGAGATGCTGCTGGAGCAGGCCGTCCGCCCCGAGTACACCGTCCGCTTCCGCTGGGAACCGGGCAGCGTCGCCTTCTGGGACAACCGGGCCACCATCCACCTCGCCCCCGGCGACAACACCCACCTCGGCTTTCCCCGGATCATGCACCGGGTGATGCTCGCCGGGGACGTCCCGGTAGGGGTGGACGGCAAGCCGTCGGAACCGGTCACCGGCACGCAGCCGGGCCGCTGGTGA
- a CDS encoding LLM class flavin-dependent oxidoreductase — MPPTPRPLRKLGFLTIGLFDAADPARGHESTLQIIELGERLGFDSAWVRHRHLQYGISSPVAVLAAASQRTRRIELGTAVIPLGWENPLRLAEDLATVDLLSGGRLNPGVSVGPPMHYEQIKEALYPDTAAVEDFSYERVRRLLDFVRGKPASDFSGVEGFEVFSDVVQPHSPGLGRRLWYGGASAGSARWAGEHGMNFLTSSVVRAEQPDGPWDFAAIQLSLIREFRDRHPEGEAARVSQGLVVIPTDSASPEQRAKYAAYAAQRLPRTASPQGPGRLLFAPDLVGTSAEIAERLHAHAAFREVDEVAFALPFTFEHADYIQILTDMATKLGPALGWRPAG; from the coding sequence GTGCCGCCCACCCCTCGCCCGCTGCGCAAGCTGGGCTTTCTCACCATCGGCCTGTTCGACGCGGCGGATCCGGCCCGGGGTCACGAGTCCACACTGCAGATCATCGAGCTGGGCGAGCGGCTGGGCTTCGACAGCGCCTGGGTCCGCCATCGCCATCTGCAGTACGGCATCTCCTCCCCGGTCGCGGTCCTCGCGGCGGCCTCCCAGCGCACCCGGCGCATCGAGCTGGGCACGGCGGTGATCCCACTGGGCTGGGAGAACCCGCTGCGGCTGGCCGAGGATCTGGCGACCGTGGACCTGCTGTCCGGCGGCCGGCTGAACCCGGGCGTGAGCGTGGGCCCGCCGATGCACTACGAGCAGATCAAGGAGGCGCTGTACCCGGACACCGCCGCCGTGGAGGACTTCTCCTACGAGCGGGTACGGCGGCTGCTGGACTTCGTGCGCGGCAAGCCCGCCAGCGACTTCAGCGGGGTCGAGGGCTTCGAGGTGTTCTCGGACGTGGTCCAGCCGCACTCCCCCGGGCTGGGCCGACGCCTGTGGTACGGCGGTGCCAGTGCCGGCTCGGCACGCTGGGCGGGCGAGCACGGCATGAACTTCCTGACCAGCAGCGTGGTCAGGGCGGAACAGCCGGACGGGCCATGGGACTTCGCCGCTATCCAGCTGTCCCTCATCAGGGAGTTCCGCGACCGTCACCCCGAGGGCGAGGCGGCCCGGGTCTCACAGGGCCTGGTCGTGATCCCCACCGACTCCGCGAGCCCGGAGCAGCGCGCCAAGTACGCGGCGTATGCGGCGCAGCGCCTGCCCCGTACGGCCTCCCCGCAGGGTCCGGGCCGGCTGCTGTTCGCCCCGGACCTGGTCGGCACCTCGGCGGAGATCGCCGAACGGCTGCATGCGCACGCCGCGTTCCGTGAGGTGGACGAGGTGGCGTTCGCGCTGCCGTTCACCTTCGAGCACGCGGACTACATACAGATCCTGACGGACATGGCGACGAAGCTGGGTCCGGCGCTGGGGTGGCGGCCGGCCGGCTGA
- a CDS encoding metallophosphoesterase, with product MSDSSRDTAQGAGWGSAEPGAYKQLMPHHVEKLSWLNPRTLWAARNGVLASWFGDPTGRTRSHWVARRAAAGAPGDKVIRRDGTDAFSFMVIGDTGEGDDSQYAVVPGFLKTSQDTDFAVIASDVIYPVGSARDYGDKFFRPYQDYPSPIYAIPGNHDWYEDLGAFMRVFCADTPPLDPEPRPRPLSRAWWRALLWHRPGPTDEQRLAAARALRSAPGQQAAQPGPYWAIDAGPVRIVGIDTGLLGTIDAEQGAWLREVSRDPKPKILITGSPLYVDGEHHPCAIEGGGTVDEIVRDPDHHYVAAIGGDIHNYQRYPVDVDGRTIQYVVAGGGGAFMHATHTIPRVSVGGVTERDFRCYPLRGDSLAFYSHLYGRRLRLPRLLDLTEAEAIAVVAERLGIEPGRKPDPDARVTRRTRLVASLLGTGGRPDRTSRFRLPVRKAYTQLFSPGSATYSPPFFKCFLRLDVAPEAVRLRCFAATGNRAQEVDPPVEDEVVIPLK from the coding sequence GTGTCTGACTCCTCGCGCGATACCGCACAGGGCGCCGGCTGGGGCTCGGCCGAACCCGGCGCCTACAAGCAGCTGATGCCGCACCACGTCGAGAAGCTGTCGTGGCTGAATCCGCGGACGCTGTGGGCCGCCCGCAACGGCGTGCTGGCGTCCTGGTTCGGTGATCCGACCGGTCGTACCCGTAGCCACTGGGTGGCACGCCGGGCAGCGGCCGGGGCGCCGGGCGACAAGGTGATCCGGCGGGACGGCACCGACGCGTTCTCGTTCATGGTCATCGGGGACACCGGCGAGGGTGACGACAGCCAATACGCCGTCGTACCGGGCTTCCTGAAGACCAGTCAGGACACCGATTTCGCGGTGATCGCGAGCGATGTGATCTATCCGGTGGGCAGCGCCCGGGACTACGGCGACAAGTTCTTCCGGCCCTATCAGGACTATCCGTCGCCGATCTATGCGATACCGGGCAATCATGACTGGTACGAGGACCTCGGCGCGTTCATGCGGGTCTTCTGCGCCGACACCCCGCCGCTCGACCCCGAGCCCCGGCCGCGCCCGCTCAGCCGCGCCTGGTGGCGTGCCCTGCTGTGGCACCGGCCCGGTCCGACCGACGAGCAACGGCTCGCCGCCGCACGGGCCTTGCGGTCCGCCCCCGGTCAACAGGCCGCGCAGCCCGGGCCGTACTGGGCGATCGACGCGGGTCCGGTGCGGATCGTCGGCATCGACACCGGTCTGCTCGGCACGATCGACGCCGAACAGGGCGCCTGGCTGCGCGAGGTGTCCCGGGATCCGAAGCCGAAGATCCTGATCACCGGATCACCGCTGTACGTCGACGGCGAACACCACCCGTGCGCGATCGAGGGCGGCGGGACGGTGGACGAGATCGTGCGGGACCCGGACCACCACTATGTGGCCGCGATCGGCGGCGACATCCACAACTACCAGCGCTATCCGGTCGACGTGGACGGCCGCACCATCCAGTACGTGGTCGCGGGCGGCGGCGGGGCGTTCATGCACGCCACGCACACCATCCCGCGGGTGTCGGTCGGCGGTGTCACCGAGCGCGACTTCCGCTGCTATCCGCTGCGCGGCGATTCGCTCGCCTTCTACAGCCATCTGTACGGCCGCCGGCTGCGGCTGCCCCGCCTCCTCGACCTGACCGAGGCCGAGGCAATCGCGGTGGTCGCCGAACGGCTCGGCATCGAGCCGGGCCGCAAGCCGGACCCCGACGCCCGGGTCACCCGGCGCACCCGACTGGTCGCGAGTCTGCTCGGCACCGGCGGCCGCCCGGACCGTACGTCCCGCTTCCGGCTGCCCGTGCGCAAGGCCTACACCCAGCTGTTCTCGCCCGGCTCGGCCACCTACAGCCCGCCGTTCTTCAAGTGCTTCCTGCGTCTCGACGTGGCTCCGGAGGCGGTCCGGCTGCGCTGCTTCGCCGCCACCGGCAACCGCGCACAGGAGGTCGATCCGCCGGTCGAGGACGAGGTCGTCATCCCGCTCAAGTGA
- a CDS encoding MFS transporter, protein MPSDCSTAGGQKAANTTLAPSGPPSARLTLLFAIACGSAVANVYFAQPLLVTLGEQFSLGSGLLGAIVAVTQLGYAAGLFLLVPLGDLVDRRRLITLQLGLLAAALLAVALAPGTTALLAALAVVGALAVVAQTMVAAAAHLTAPAFRGRVVGAVTSGVITGILLARTVAGAVADLAGWRAVYLFSAVVTATLTVLLRRALPAGRPPTVAMPYRRLPASTVVLFARHPLLRARGGLALLVFAAFSTLWSSVVQPLSSPPWSLTHTAIGAFGLAGAAGAAAAGAAGRWNDRGLAQRTTGAALVLLAVSWLPLAFTRQSLWALAAGAVLLDFAVQAVHVTNQSLIYAVHPDAGSRIIDGYMVFYSAGSALGAIGSSLAYATTGWTGVSALGTAFSCAALLLWATTRHLGPTA, encoded by the coding sequence ATGCCAAGCGACTGCTCGACGGCCGGCGGCCAGAAGGCCGCGAACACCACACTCGCACCGTCCGGGCCGCCGTCCGCGCGCCTGACCCTGCTCTTCGCCATCGCCTGCGGCAGCGCGGTGGCCAACGTCTACTTCGCCCAGCCCCTGCTGGTCACGCTCGGCGAGCAGTTCTCGCTCGGCTCCGGACTGCTCGGCGCCATCGTCGCCGTCACCCAACTCGGATACGCCGCAGGGCTGTTCCTGCTCGTCCCGCTCGGCGATCTCGTCGACAGACGCAGGCTGATCACGCTCCAGCTCGGCCTGCTCGCTGCCGCGCTGCTGGCTGTCGCCCTGGCGCCCGGGACCACGGCACTGCTCGCCGCCCTGGCAGTGGTCGGTGCGCTCGCCGTCGTCGCCCAGACCATGGTGGCCGCAGCGGCCCATCTCACCGCTCCGGCCTTCCGGGGGCGGGTCGTCGGAGCGGTGACCAGCGGGGTCATCACCGGCATTCTGTTGGCCCGCACGGTGGCGGGCGCAGTGGCCGACCTGGCCGGATGGCGCGCCGTCTATCTCTTCTCGGCCGTCGTGACCGCGACACTCACGGTGCTCCTGCGGCGCGCCCTGCCGGCCGGCCGACCGCCGACGGTCGCCATGCCGTACCGGCGTCTGCCGGCATCGACCGTCGTCCTGTTCGCCCGCCACCCCCTGCTCCGGGCGCGCGGCGGGCTGGCACTGCTGGTCTTCGCGGCCTTCAGCACGCTGTGGAGCAGCGTCGTCCAGCCGCTCAGCAGTCCGCCTTGGTCGCTGACACACACGGCGATCGGCGCGTTCGGGCTCGCCGGAGCGGCCGGAGCCGCGGCCGCGGGCGCCGCCGGCCGATGGAACGACCGCGGACTCGCCCAGCGGACCACGGGTGCCGCGCTGGTCCTGCTCGCCGTGTCGTGGCTCCCCCTGGCGTTCACCCGGCAGTCGCTCTGGGCGCTGGCGGCCGGAGCCGTCCTCCTGGACTTCGCCGTTCAGGCCGTACACGTCACCAACCAGTCCCTCATCTACGCCGTACACCCGGATGCGGGAAGCCGGATCATCGACGGCTACATGGTCTTCTACTCGGCCGGCAGCGCCCTCGGCGCCATCGGCTCCTCACTGGCGTACGCGACGACCGGGTGGACAGGGGTGTCCGCCCTGGGAACGGCATTCAGCTGCGCCGCCCTGCTGCTGTGGGCGACGACCCGGCACCTGGGCCCCACAGCGTGA
- a CDS encoding winged helix-turn-helix transcriptional regulator: protein MVTRTRFDADPCPVARSIDAIGDWWSLLIVRDAFDGSRRFGEFQRSLGIAKNILTSRLRTLEEAGVMRTAPASDGSRHQEYVLTEKGRALFPVIVALRQWGEAHCFDPGQPHSRLLDRRSGRPLSPLEIRSSDGRLVGPDETVVEKLSATDGAG, encoded by the coding sequence ATGGTCACCCGTACGCGGTTCGACGCAGACCCGTGTCCCGTTGCCCGGTCGATCGACGCCATCGGCGACTGGTGGTCGCTGCTGATCGTGCGCGACGCGTTCGACGGCAGTCGCCGCTTCGGCGAGTTCCAGCGAAGCCTGGGCATCGCCAAGAACATTCTCACCAGCCGCCTGCGCACGCTGGAGGAAGCCGGAGTGATGAGAACCGCGCCCGCCTCCGACGGCAGCCGCCACCAGGAATACGTGCTCACGGAAAAGGGGCGAGCGCTCTTCCCTGTCATCGTCGCACTGCGGCAGTGGGGCGAGGCGCACTGCTTCGACCCCGGGCAGCCGCACTCCCGACTCCTCGACCGTCGCAGTGGGCGCCCGCTGAGCCCGCTGGAGATCCGCTCCAGCGACGGGCGCCTCGTCGGCCCGGACGAAACCGTCGTCGAAAAGCTCTCCGCTACGGACGGCGCCGGCTGA
- a CDS encoding isochorismatase family protein, which produces MSRPTPGTGHRTPEPWAGRGTYADRLEDPRLADRTPGVRTAGGETREAACVREPRPGVVEKTAYSAFFPGRSPLPGLLAERGIDTVLITGTLTNVCCESSARDAATTGLRVLMIADANAARRDQDHNAALHTIYRSFGDVRTTDETLGLIGPHSN; this is translated from the coding sequence CTGTCACGGCCGACGCCGGGCACCGGGCACCGGACGCCAGAACCCTGGGCCGGCCGAGGGACGTATGCGGACCGACTCGAAGATCCACGACTGGCGGATCGAACCCCGGGAGTACGCACGGCAGGAGGAGAGACGCGGGAGGCGGCATGCGTACGAGAGCCTCGTCCCGGCGTGGTGGAGAAGACCGCGTACAGCGCCTTCTTCCCGGGCCGTTCGCCGCTCCCGGGACTGCTGGCGGAGCGCGGCATCGACACCGTCCTCATCACGGGCACGCTCACGAATGTCTGCTGCGAGTCCTCGGCCCGGGACGCGGCCACCACGGGTCTGCGCGTGCTGATGATCGCCGACGCGAACGCGGCCCGGCGCGACCAGGACCACAACGCAGCGCTGCACACGATCTACCGGTCGTTCGGCGACGTACGCACCACGGACGAGACCCTGGGTCTGATCGGACCGCACTCGAACTGA
- a CDS encoding HisA/HisF-related TIM barrel protein: MGVPRMSQGAVSAEGTDAGARFELFPSVHVAGGRVVHLVGDGQVAELDRIDPVEAALAFQEQGATWLHLVMAEEEDGGFDLGQARRVIESVRIDVQLMCRAGVDDEAALEQVLTTGCARFNLGRSALTDLHWCAEAIARHGGRIGVSLPVRLTERGPRLAGPGRGTDAGDLWQALTVLDEAGCARYVVTDVSREGSLSTPNLELFGEVCDRTDAAVLVAGGIATLDDLRAVAALAPRGVDGALIGRALYSGAFTLSQALARVATST; this comes from the coding sequence GTGGGGGTACCACGAATGTCGCAGGGCGCGGTGAGTGCGGAAGGGACCGATGCCGGCGCCCGGTTCGAGCTCTTTCCCTCGGTGCATGTGGCCGGTGGCCGGGTGGTGCACCTGGTCGGAGATGGTCAGGTGGCTGAACTCGACCGGATCGATCCGGTCGAGGCCGCACTGGCTTTCCAGGAGCAGGGTGCCACGTGGCTGCACCTGGTGATGGCCGAAGAGGAGGACGGGGGCTTCGACCTCGGGCAAGCCCGGCGCGTCATCGAGTCCGTCCGCATCGATGTCCAGCTGATGTGCCGGGCCGGCGTCGACGACGAAGCCGCCCTTGAGCAGGTGCTCACCACCGGATGCGCCCGCTTCAACCTCGGCCGAAGCGCCCTGACCGACCTCCACTGGTGCGCCGAGGCGATCGCCCGGCACGGCGGGCGGATCGGCGTCAGCCTGCCCGTCCGCCTGACCGAGCGCGGCCCGCGCCTGGCCGGGCCGGGGCGGGGCACGGACGCCGGAGACCTGTGGCAGGCGCTCACCGTGCTCGACGAGGCCGGCTGCGCCCGCTACGTGGTCACCGACGTCAGCCGGGAAGGGAGCCTCTCCACCCCCAACCTGGAGCTCTTCGGCGAGGTATGCGACCGGACCGACGCCGCCGTGCTGGTCGCGGGTGGCATCGCCACCCTGGACGACCTGCGCGCAGTCGCCGCGCTGGCCCCGCGCGGAGTCGACGGCGCCCTCATCGGCCGCGCGCTGTACTCCGGTGCCTTCACCCTGTCCCAGGCGCTGGCCCGTGTGGCCACCAGCACGTAG
- a CDS encoding alpha/beta fold hydrolase: MTDVAEARFHVTSWGSQADPGRRPAVLIHGAQTWGTAPPPYGFTTRRPLATHRRLLVVDRRGHGASGDAPGDFSSDFEVDAEDVLALLEEVGGAHLVGHSYGGVVALLAAGRRPDLVASLVVIEHGGLKVAEDEPLVAEALQRNREGMSKLPTDLDPEVYLRATASALRERSCWTADIPLSPLAAAAWPKLVISGTWEGVHELYRTYAGEPLMLVNRITADRMGADHLRLRATDHYPHGQRPDVVNAVLTAVWEDGDTRAAGQRAG; the protein is encoded by the coding sequence ATGACGGATGTGGCAGAGGCACGATTTCATGTCACGAGCTGGGGAAGCCAGGCCGACCCCGGGCGTCGGCCGGCCGTTCTGATCCACGGCGCGCAGACCTGGGGGACCGCGCCACCGCCGTACGGCTTCACCACGCGGCGGCCGCTGGCCACGCACCGTCGGCTCCTGGTGGTCGACCGCCGTGGGCACGGCGCGAGCGGGGACGCACCCGGCGACTTCTCCAGTGACTTCGAGGTGGACGCCGAGGACGTGCTCGCCCTGTTGGAGGAGGTCGGCGGCGCCCACCTGGTGGGACACTCCTACGGCGGCGTGGTCGCGCTGCTCGCCGCCGGGCGTCGCCCTGACCTTGTGGCCTCGCTCGTCGTGATCGAACACGGCGGACTGAAAGTGGCCGAGGACGAACCGCTTGTCGCCGAGGCCCTCCAGCGCAACCGCGAGGGCATGAGCAAACTGCCGACGGACCTCGACCCCGAGGTCTATCTGCGCGCCACCGCCAGCGCGTTGCGTGAGCGGTCATGCTGGACCGCGGACATTCCGCTGTCCCCACTGGCCGCTGCTGCCTGGCCCAAGCTGGTGATCTCGGGAACCTGGGAGGGCGTCCATGAGCTCTACCGGACCTACGCCGGTGAACCGCTCATGCTCGTCAACCGGATCACCGCCGACCGCATGGGTGCCGATCATCTGCGCCTGCGGGCCACGGACCACTACCCGCACGGCCAGCGGCCCGACGTCGTCAATGCCGTGCTGACCGCCGTATGGGAGGACGGAGATACGCGGGCCGCAGGCCAGAGGGCTGGCTGA